A window from Methanobacterium sp. encodes these proteins:
- a CDS encoding PAS domain-containing protein, translating into MSYWDSLFKSEEKYRQWFEDDLTGDFIATIEGKILECNPAFMEIYGFDRREKALKWNISESNPFDWPYIVTRLKKERKIQGFQSWQRRSDGMRIHVIANVVGIFNGSTELIQIKGYVFDDTERKKAEDELARSKIQIKEILDSIKDGFMALNHQWYIIYINKRAREYFGVEVEGLIGQNIWERFPELTGTIYEKKLRWAMEMREIQHFEAQDIHMPS; encoded by the coding sequence ATCTCCTATTGGGATTCTCTATTTAAAAGTGAAGAGAAATACAGGCAGTGGTTTGAGGATGATTTGACCGGTGACTTCATTGCAACCATTGAAGGAAAAATTCTTGAATGTAACCCTGCGTTTATGGAAATATATGGCTTTGATAGGCGTGAAAAAGCTCTTAAATGGAATATTTCAGAGTCCAACCCCTTTGATTGGCCGTATATAGTTACTCGTTTAAAAAAGGAGCGTAAGATTCAGGGTTTTCAAAGCTGGCAGCGGAGGTCTGACGGTATGAGAATTCATGTTATTGCCAATGTAGTGGGAATTTTTAATGGTTCCACTGAGCTTATACAGATTAAAGGTTATGTTTTTGATGACACTGAACGCAAAAAGGCTGAGGATGAACTTGCTCGAAGTAAAATTCAGATAAAAGAAATTTTAGATAGCATTAAGGATGGTTTTATGGCTTTAAATCACCAGTGGTACATTATTTACATAAATAAACGTGCCAGAGAATATTTTGGTGTTGAAGTTGAGGGTCTTATCGGACAAAACATCTGGGAAAGATTTCCTGAACTTACGGGGACCATTTACGAAAAAAAATTGCGTTGGGCAATGGAAATGCGGGAAATTCAGCATTTTGAGGCTCAAGATATCCATATGCCCAGTTAA
- a CDS encoding sulfite exporter TauE/SafE family protein, which yields MEANLFYLIVLLITGAGIGFASGLLGIGGGFIMVPIQYWLLTSMGIDPTIAIRVSLGTSLAVILPTALSSAYGHYRKNAVLLKPAAYLAVTGIMGGIMGGTIASNVPGDVLTFVFGAAALIAAVWMIISIKSKVNGKPKTSTLYYIAGGLFVGLMSGLLGVGGGFIIVPFMVILMKYGIHKSIGTSTAVIVFTSTGGIISYVFNGIGVYGLPPYSLGYVNLLQFAILACTSIPIAQLGVKISHNLPSKQLNYIFTIILIYVGLKMMGIIPGII from the coding sequence ATGGAAGCTAATCTTTTTTACTTAATAGTTCTTTTAATCACCGGTGCAGGAATAGGATTCGCTTCCGGCCTTTTAGGAATTGGCGGCGGATTTATTATGGTTCCCATTCAATACTGGCTCTTAACTTCCATGGGAATTGACCCCACAATTGCCATAAGAGTTTCTTTAGGCACAAGCCTTGCGGTAATACTTCCAACTGCATTAAGCAGTGCTTATGGTCACTACAGAAAAAATGCGGTTTTGCTCAAACCAGCAGCGTACTTAGCCGTTACAGGGATTATGGGAGGGATTATGGGAGGCACTATTGCTTCTAATGTTCCCGGAGATGTTTTAACATTTGTTTTTGGTGCTGCTGCATTAATAGCTGCAGTTTGGATGATAATATCTATAAAAAGTAAGGTCAATGGAAAACCAAAAACCAGTACCCTTTATTATATTGCAGGAGGCCTTTTTGTTGGGTTAATGTCTGGACTTCTTGGGGTTGGTGGAGGTTTTATAATCGTGCCTTTTATGGTTATTCTCATGAAATATGGTATACATAAATCCATTGGAACATCTACTGCAGTGATAGTGTTTACTTCAACTGGAGGTATCATTTCTTATGTTTTTAATGGCATAGGAGTCTATGGATTACCTCCTTACTCATTAGGATACGTTAATTTACTTCAGTTTGCAATTTTAGCCTGTACAAGTATTCCAATAGCCCAGTTAGGAGTTAAAATATCCCATAATCTTCCTTCAAAACAATTGAATTATATTTTTACAATTATACTTATCTACGTGGGCTTAAAAATGATGGGAATAATTCCGGGAATAATTTAA
- a CDS encoding ABC transporter ATP-binding protein: MINTVLEFNDVWKTYKMGSEEVNALRGVNLTIKRGSFIAIMGPSGSGKSTLLHLAGILDMPTDGTVLINGKNIKDYSGKEQAKQRRSDIGFIFQRFNLMPQLTALENVMLPMISPDAKKAKMLLDKVGLQDKYKRFQRQLSGGEQQRVAIARALANDPALLLADEPTGELDTENTKLIMELLRNLNKKEGLTIVAVTHNPLAAEYAEEVIKMQDGNII, encoded by the coding sequence ATGATTAATACAGTGCTTGAATTTAACGATGTGTGGAAAACTTACAAAATGGGGTCAGAAGAGGTAAATGCACTGCGCGGTGTTAATTTAACTATAAAAAGAGGATCATTTATAGCCATAATGGGCCCTTCAGGTTCAGGTAAATCTACACTGCTTCATCTAGCAGGAATTTTAGATATGCCCACAGATGGAACGGTTTTAATTAATGGAAAAAATATCAAAGATTATTCTGGAAAAGAGCAGGCAAAACAAAGACGCTCTGATATTGGATTTATATTTCAGAGATTCAACTTAATGCCTCAGCTTACAGCCCTTGAAAATGTGATGCTTCCCATGATTTCTCCCGATGCAAAGAAGGCTAAAATGCTCCTGGACAAAGTAGGATTACAGGATAAGTATAAGAGGTTTCAAAGACAACTTTCTGGAGGAGAACAGCAAAGAGTTGCAATCGCACGTGCTCTTGCAAATGACCCTGCTCTTTTACTTGCTGATGAACCTACAGGAGAGCTTGATACTGAAAATACAAAACTAATAATGGAATTACTCAGAAATCTCAACAAAAAAGAGGGATTAACCATTGTAGCTGTGACCCATAACCCGTTGGCTGCAGAATACGCAGAAGAAGTAATTAAAATGCAGGATGGAAATATAATCTAA
- a CDS encoding FtsX-like permease family protein, translating into MSIYKLSFKNLKRRKLRSALTMLGIVIGVTALVVLMGLGSGMTSYMKEQTESIMGDVSIMNSSAAAFMGPTGDSYLNNQTVAQIKNMNQLYDIKEETQFTTDINRMPVIVVGMSDWNQIKINGTPGTVISKSLTDAFGYKIGSNITIKDQKFAVTGITHEGGLGMGLVFLDIGKALPLNDNKVSSITANTKEDPETVKKEIESQVKGTAVFTKSDYTKQIDDMMSGIMLFVGLIASIALLVGVISIINIMLVNVSERTKEIGVLKAIGFTNREILGSILTEAGLLGFIASIVGVIVAAILIQTGIILFAQELGMDGITIVQMLPLWLITGVIGGATILSVLAGLYPAWRASRLNVVEALRYD; encoded by the coding sequence ATGAGTATTTACAAACTATCATTTAAAAATCTTAAAAGAAGAAAGCTTAGAAGTGCTCTAACAATGTTAGGGATTGTAATTGGGGTGACAGCTTTAGTAGTTCTTATGGGTCTTGGCTCAGGAATGACTTCTTATATGAAGGAACAAACTGAATCAATAATGGGCGATGTATCCATAATGAACAGCTCTGCAGCAGCATTCATGGGACCCACAGGCGATTCATACTTAAATAACCAGACAGTGGCTCAAATAAAGAATATGAACCAGCTTTATGACATTAAAGAGGAAACGCAGTTTACAACAGATATAAATCGTATGCCTGTGATTGTAGTTGGAATGAGTGACTGGAATCAGATAAAAATTAATGGAACACCTGGTACCGTCATTAGTAAATCCCTGACAGATGCTTTTGGATACAAAATAGGGAGTAATATAACCATTAAAGACCAGAAATTTGCTGTAACAGGCATAACTCACGAAGGCGGACTTGGAATGGGCCTTGTGTTTTTAGATATTGGTAAAGCACTCCCATTGAATGATAATAAAGTGTCAAGTATCACCGCAAATACTAAAGAAGACCCTGAAACTGTAAAAAAAGAGATAGAATCACAGGTGAAGGGAACAGCTGTATTTACAAAATCAGATTACACCAAACAGATTGATGACATGATGAGTGGAATAATGCTCTTTGTGGGACTAATTGCAAGCATAGCGCTTCTTGTTGGAGTTATAAGTATTATTAACATCATGCTGGTTAATGTATCAGAAAGAACAAAAGAAATTGGAGTGCTAAAAGCAATAGGATTTACAAACAGAGAAATATTAGGGAGCATACTTACAGAAGCTGGTCTTTTAGGATTTATAGCATCAATAGTGGGTGTGATTGTGGCTGCCATTTTAATACAAACTGGAATCATATTATTTGCTCAGGAATTGGGTATGGACGGTATCACCATTGTTCAAATGCTTCCTTTATGGTTAATTACAGGAGTAATTGGTGGTGCCACAATTTTAAGCGTTTTAGCAGGCCTGTACCCTGCATGGAGAGCGTCCAGATTAAATGTTGTGGAGGCGTTAAGATATGATTAA
- a CDS encoding helix-turn-helix transcriptional regulator, with product MKTKIKEYRKELKMTQEELAESVNVTRQTIISLEQGRYNPSLILAYKITRALKRRFIEEVFDLEKIEIK from the coding sequence ATGAAAACTAAAATTAAGGAATATAGAAAAGAACTAAAAATGACTCAAGAGGAGTTAGCAGAATCTGTAAATGTAACCAGACAGACAATTATATCTCTGGAACAGGGCCGATATAATCCTTCTCTTATTCTTGCTTATAAAATAACCCGGGCATTAAAAAGAAGATTTATTGAAGAAGTTTTTGATCTTGAAAAAATAGAAATCAAATAA
- a CDS encoding DMT family transporter produces the protein MNRAWGYISALTVALLFGVWFSLDKTLLGYLHPFTLASLTYLIASAFLFIINFSPLREIILDFINQKSEVENYITRREYLILFLTAVFGSLIAPALYLNGLFIITAVNAAFLANAGIIFIVILGVLFLKEKVWKKDFIGFAFLLIGAVFLSTNNLQNLYFNQTLFGSILVISASFFWSMDTILSKFLSFKRNIIFITALKTLIGGSILFIVSLIMGLSFTLPSDKVPLLLFIGLVCLSFSLPLIYFAIRFIGSTRTGSIFSLSSLFGAITAFWVLGEPLTVLQLFFGILMIAGVYILYRGDVGSK, from the coding sequence ATGAATCGTGCGTGGGGATATATCAGTGCATTAACAGTAGCTCTTCTTTTTGGTGTCTGGTTTTCGCTGGATAAGACTTTGCTTGGGTATCTACATCCTTTCACCCTTGCATCATTGACCTATCTTATTGCGTCAGCATTTCTATTTATAATAAACTTTTCTCCCCTTAGAGAGATAATACTGGACTTCATAAACCAAAAAAGTGAGGTAGAAAATTATATTACACGAAGAGAGTATTTAATATTGTTTTTAACCGCAGTTTTTGGCTCATTAATTGCTCCTGCGTTATATTTAAATGGTTTATTTATAATTACTGCAGTAAATGCTGCTTTTCTGGCTAATGCAGGAATAATATTTATTGTCATTTTAGGTGTACTTTTCCTGAAAGAAAAGGTTTGGAAGAAGGATTTTATTGGATTTGCTTTTTTATTAATAGGCGCTGTCTTTTTAAGCACAAATAACCTTCAAAACCTGTATTTTAACCAGACTTTGTTTGGAAGCATTCTTGTTATCTCAGCATCCTTTTTCTGGAGCATGGACACAATTTTAAGCAAATTTTTAAGTTTTAAAAGAAATATAATATTTATAACAGCTTTAAAGACATTAATCGGCGGCTCTATTCTGTTTATAGTTTCATTAATCATGGGATTGAGCTTTACTTTACCTTCAGATAAAGTACCTCTTTTACTTTTCATAGGACTTGTTTGTCTAAGCTTTTCACTGCCTTTAATTTATTTTGCAATCCGATTTATTGGGTCGACCCGTACAGGGTCAATATTTTCCCTTAGTTCATTATTTGGGGCTATAACTGCGTTTTGGGTGCTGGGTGAGCCTTTAACGGTCTTACAACTATTTTTTGGTATTTTAATGATAGCAGGAGTTTATATTTTGTATAGGGGTGATGTCGGTTCAAAATAA
- a CDS encoding thiolase domain-containing protein, whose protein sequence is MRDVAIIGVSQTKFGELWDESFRDLITTAGIKAVEDANIEGADLDAMYIGNMSAGLFIQQEHIASLIADHAGLTPIPCARVEAACASGGLALRNSIMAVASGYHDIVISAGVEKMTDVVDPTPAIATASDQEWEAQQGITFPSLYAMMARRHMYEYGTTREQLAMVSVINHQNGAKNPLAQFPMEISVDTVLNSTVVADPLRLLDCSPVSDGAAAVILCPAEDAKKYTDTPIYVKASTQASGSIALHDRKDLTTIDATVHAVRNAYKMTGLEPKDIDAVEVHDCFSINGLLAIEDLGFVEKGKGGTAIEEGMTRLDGKIPVNPSGGLKSRGHPLGATGIAQAAEIVWQLRGEAGKRQVEGAEIGMTHNIGGTGGTAVVHILSN, encoded by the coding sequence ATGAGAGATGTTGCAATTATTGGAGTTTCACAGACAAAATTTGGAGAACTCTGGGATGAATCATTTAGAGATTTAATAACAACTGCAGGAATAAAAGCTGTTGAGGATGCAAACATTGAAGGAGCAGATTTAGATGCAATGTACATTGGAAATATGTCTGCAGGTCTTTTTATACAGCAGGAACATATAGCGTCCCTAATAGCAGATCATGCAGGACTAACACCAATACCCTGCGCTCGTGTTGAAGCAGCATGCGCATCTGGCGGATTGGCACTTAGAAACAGTATAATGGCTGTTGCATCAGGATACCATGACATAGTAATTTCAGCAGGAGTTGAAAAGATGACTGATGTTGTAGATCCAACTCCTGCTATTGCCACAGCTTCAGATCAGGAATGGGAAGCACAGCAGGGTATTACATTCCCTTCACTTTACGCCATGATGGCAAGAAGACACATGTACGAGTATGGAACAACAAGAGAACAGTTAGCAATGGTTTCAGTTATAAATCATCAAAACGGTGCTAAAAATCCTCTTGCTCAGTTTCCAATGGAAATTTCAGTAGATACTGTACTGAATTCTACAGTGGTAGCAGATCCACTTAGACTTCTGGACTGTTCACCAGTAAGTGATGGTGCAGCAGCAGTAATTTTATGCCCTGCAGAAGACGCTAAGAAATACACAGACACACCAATATATGTTAAAGCTTCAACACAGGCTTCTGGAAGTATTGCATTACATGATAGAAAAGATTTGACCACAATTGATGCTACAGTACATGCAGTAAGAAATGCGTACAAAATGACAGGCCTTGAACCAAAAGATATCGATGCAGTAGAAGTTCACGATTGTTTCTCTATTAATGGATTACTGGCTATAGAAGACCTTGGATTTGTGGAAAAAGGAAAAGGCGGAACAGCCATTGAAGAAGGTATGACAAGGTTAGACGGTAAAATACCGGTAAATCCATCTGGAGGACTTAAATCCAGAGGACATCCATTAGGAGCTACTGGAATTGCCCAGGCAGCTGAAATCGTGTGGCAGCTAAGAGGAGAAGCAGGTAAAAGACAGGTTGAAGGTGCTGAAATAGGCATGACTCATAATATCGGAGGAACCGGCGGAACAGCCGTCGTGCACATATTATCAAACTAA
- a CDS encoding hydroxymethylglutaryl-CoA synthase yields the protein MAGIVGYGVYIPSYRIKVEEIARVWGDDPDAISRGLVVQEKSVPAPDEDTATISVEAARYAITRSMIDSQKIGAVYIGSESHPYAVKPTATIVAEAVGAAPHMTSADLEFACKAGTAGIQICMGLVDSGIIDYGLAVGADTAQGAPGDALEYTASAGGAAYVIGKDNTIADFEGTYSFTSDTPDFYRREGRPYPRHGGRFTGEPAYFKHVLSAAKGMFEKMGTDASDYDHAVFHQPNGKFYLKAAKKLGFNNKQLKTGLLTPVIGNTYSGATPLGLAAILDIAKPGDKILAVSYGSGAGSDAFSITVNDRVEERRDHAPTVTELIANKNYVDYATYAKFKGKLKMA from the coding sequence ATGGCAGGAATAGTAGGATATGGGGTTTATATACCTTCATATAGAATAAAAGTTGAAGAAATAGCCAGAGTATGGGGAGACGATCCAGATGCTATTTCAAGAGGACTCGTTGTACAGGAAAAGTCTGTTCCAGCTCCAGATGAGGACACTGCAACTATTTCAGTAGAAGCAGCAAGATATGCAATCACCAGATCAATGATAGACTCTCAAAAGATCGGGGCAGTTTATATTGGGTCAGAATCACATCCTTATGCTGTAAAACCTACAGCAACCATTGTTGCAGAAGCAGTTGGTGCAGCACCTCATATGACATCAGCAGATTTAGAATTTGCATGTAAAGCTGGAACAGCAGGAATACAGATTTGTATGGGGCTTGTAGATTCCGGAATTATTGATTATGGATTAGCTGTTGGTGCAGATACAGCACAGGGTGCTCCAGGGGATGCCTTAGAATACACAGCATCAGCAGGAGGAGCTGCTTACGTAATTGGAAAGGATAACACCATTGCAGACTTTGAAGGGACATACAGTTTCACATCAGATACCCCAGATTTCTACAGAAGAGAAGGAAGGCCGTATCCAAGGCACGGCGGGAGATTTACAGGAGAACCTGCCTACTTCAAACATGTATTATCTGCAGCTAAAGGGATGTTTGAAAAAATGGGAACTGATGCATCAGATTATGATCATGCAGTTTTTCACCAGCCTAACGGTAAATTCTACCTCAAAGCTGCAAAAAAACTTGGGTTTAACAATAAACAGTTAAAAACAGGACTTTTAACTCCAGTTATAGGAAATACTTATTCTGGTGCAACTCCACTTGGACTGGCAGCTATTCTTGATATAGCAAAACCTGGAGATAAAATTCTTGCAGTATCTTATGGATCAGGTGCAGGTAGTGATGCATTCAGCATAACTGTTAATGACCGTGTAGAAGAAAGAAGAGATCACGCACCAACAGTCACAGAACTTATAGCAAACAAAAATTATGTTGATTATGCCACATATGCTAAATTTAAAGGCAAATTGAAAATGGCTTAA
- a CDS encoding YIP1 family protein — protein MEKYLGFFDNLAEIMISPENTFKKILDGNEALKGIYIFIFFTAFLGIMLGAMIAGAIKMPFLPILMAIIAIIIGLIKILIWAGISHMVAKFAFKGEGSFSNLFGLFGFTSVSYILWIFGIMTIMLATTIFSSALLFVVMLFWMLIIAVAAVNAEHKIGIGKSFLSCFGVPSLVIIAILLILGV, from the coding sequence ATGGAAAAATACCTGGGTTTTTTTGATAACCTTGCAGAGATCATGATCTCCCCTGAGAATACATTTAAAAAAATACTGGATGGAAATGAGGCACTGAAGGGTATATATATTTTTATTTTCTTTACAGCGTTTCTTGGAATAATGCTCGGTGCAATGATTGCGGGAGCCATTAAAATGCCCTTCCTGCCGATATTGATGGCTATAATTGCCATAATAATTGGACTGATAAAGATCCTGATCTGGGCTGGAATTAGCCATATGGTGGCTAAATTTGCTTTCAAAGGAGAAGGAAGCTTTTCGAATCTATTTGGTTTATTTGGATTTACTTCTGTTTCCTATATCTTATGGATCTTTGGAATCATGACCATCATGCTGGCAACTACCATATTTTCATCGGCATTACTTTTTGTGGTTATGCTGTTTTGGATGCTGATAATTGCCGTTGCCGCTGTAAATGCAGAACATAAAATAGGCATTGGGAAGTCATTTCTTTCATGCTTTGGAGTTCCTTCACTGGTAATAATAGCCATACTCTTGATATTGGGGGTTTAG
- a CDS encoding LSM domain-containing protein: MKGKIIAARSEEKIETPLHRQLKQFQNKEVHVVQKDTETKEGQLLAIDNYLNIAIQTINGMEFVKGTKILYIQIKT, encoded by the coding sequence ATGAAAGGAAAAATAATAGCTGCCAGATCAGAAGAAAAGATAGAAACTCCACTTCACAGACAGCTCAAACAATTTCAAAATAAAGAAGTTCATGTAGTGCAAAAAGACACTGAAACCAAAGAGGGACAGCTTTTAGCAATAGATAATTATCTAAATATTGCCATTCAAACTATAAATGGGATGGAGTTTGTAAAAGGAACTAAAATTTTGTATATCCAAATTAAAACATAA
- a CDS encoding thioredoxin domain-containing protein gives MSTENNDSNNYNHLVNEKSPYLIQHVHNPVDWYPWSDEAFKKATNENKPIFLSIGYSTCHWCHVMAHESFEDEEIGRLMNDTFVSIKVDREERPDLDNIYMTVCQLMTGSGGWPLTIIMTPDKKPFFAGTYFAKESGYGRQGLKDLILSVKELWNTKPEEIYASAFHLFDALKKISDTSGDELNRDVLDRCYQNLSTNFDEIYGGFGKSPKFPTAHNLLFLLRYWKRSKKDRALKMVTETLDSMRNGGIYDHIGSGFHRYSVDQEWLVPHFEKMLYDQAMISMAFIEAFQATGEEKYKNTACEIFEYVLRDMKSPEGGFYSAEDADSEGVEGKFYVWTKKEIMDVLGEEDGKFASKVFNVTDEGNFQEESAGKKTGTNILHLENSVEDMAEIFDISKEELEKRIEKIRNKLFKYRKKRIHPHKDDKVLTDWNGLMIASLAKGSQVFKEEKYLKAAEESVNFIINKMCKKTRLVHRFREGESAITGNLDDYAFMIYGLLELFEASFNVNYLKSALSLNKTLLNHFWDFETGGFYFTPDDGEELLIRKKEIYDGAVHSGNSIMMLNLLKLAQLTENEEFKKRAEELERAFSETIQKIPTGFAGFLCALDFKIGPSYEIVIAGKKGEDETDNFIDVLRQNFIPNRTLVLREDNEKTPELIKVIPSLKTKKMEHNRATAYICLEGTCKSPTSDLNTYLKLLNIETEKTGEN, from the coding sequence ATGAGCACTGAAAATAATGATTCAAACAATTATAACCACCTTGTTAATGAAAAAAGTCCATATCTAATCCAGCACGTTCATAATCCAGTTGACTGGTATCCCTGGAGTGATGAAGCATTTAAAAAAGCAACTAATGAAAATAAACCAATATTTTTATCCATAGGATATTCAACATGCCACTGGTGTCACGTTATGGCCCATGAATCCTTTGAAGATGAAGAAATCGGTCGTTTAATGAATGATACATTTGTTTCAATAAAGGTAGACCGCGAAGAAAGGCCAGATCTGGATAATATTTACATGACCGTCTGTCAACTGATGACTGGAAGTGGTGGATGGCCTTTAACAATTATCATGACTCCTGATAAAAAGCCGTTCTTTGCAGGTACATATTTTGCTAAAGAAAGCGGTTACGGGAGACAGGGACTTAAAGATCTTATTTTAAGTGTTAAAGAACTATGGAATACAAAGCCTGAAGAAATTTATGCTTCAGCTTTTCACTTATTTGATGCCCTCAAGAAGATTTCTGATACATCAGGAGATGAACTGAATAGAGATGTGCTTGATCGCTGCTATCAAAATCTTTCAACGAATTTTGATGAGATTTATGGAGGATTTGGGAAATCACCTAAATTTCCCACTGCCCACAATCTTTTATTTTTGCTGCGCTACTGGAAACGTTCCAAAAAGGATAGAGCTTTAAAAATGGTGACTGAAACTCTTGATTCAATGCGCAATGGAGGAATCTATGACCATATAGGCTCTGGTTTTCATCGATACTCTGTAGATCAGGAATGGCTGGTTCCACACTTTGAAAAAATGCTTTATGACCAGGCCATGATTTCAATGGCATTCATCGAAGCTTTCCAGGCAACTGGTGAAGAAAAATACAAAAATACTGCTTGTGAGATATTTGAATACGTTCTAAGAGATATGAAATCTCCAGAGGGCGGTTTTTATTCTGCAGAAGATGCTGATAGTGAAGGTGTGGAAGGAAAATTTTACGTTTGGACCAAAAAGGAAATAATGGATGTACTTGGAGAAGAAGATGGTAAATTTGCATCTAAAGTGTTTAACGTGACTGATGAAGGCAATTTTCAGGAAGAATCAGCAGGTAAAAAAACAGGGACAAATATACTGCATCTTGAAAACTCAGTTGAGGATATGGCTGAGATATTTGATATTTCAAAAGAAGAATTAGAAAAAAGAATAGAAAAAATCAGAAATAAATTGTTTAAGTATAGGAAAAAACGAATTCATCCACATAAAGATGATAAAGTACTCACAGACTGGAATGGACTAATGATTGCTTCACTTGCAAAGGGATCACAGGTATTTAAAGAAGAAAAATACTTGAAAGCTGCAGAAGAATCTGTAAATTTTATTATCAACAAAATGTGCAAAAAAACGCGTTTAGTGCACAGATTCAGGGAAGGAGAATCTGCAATCACCGGGAACCTTGATGATTATGCATTCATGATTTACGGGCTTTTAGAACTATTTGAGGCTTCATTTAACGTGAATTATCTTAAATCAGCATTATCACTTAATAAAACATTGCTGAATCATTTCTGGGATTTTGAAACTGGAGGCTTTTATTTTACTCCAGACGATGGTGAAGAATTACTTATAAGAAAAAAAGAAATATATGATGGTGCAGTACATTCTGGTAATTCAATTATGATGCTTAACCTGCTTAAACTTGCCCAGTTAACTGAAAATGAAGAATTTAAAAAAAGAGCAGAGGAGTTAGAGAGAGCATTTTCCGAGACAATACAAAAAATCCCGACAGGTTTTGCAGGGTTTCTGTGTGCACTTGATTTTAAAATAGGACCATCATATGAGATAGTAATTGCAGGAAAGAAAGGAGAAGATGAAACAGATAATTTCATCGATGTTCTTAGACAAAATTTCATTCCTAACAGAACTCTTGTTTTACGGGAGGATAATGAAAAAACTCCTGAACTAATAAAGGTTATTCCATCTCTTAAAACAAAAAAAATGGAACATAATCGTGCTACAGCTTACATTTGCTTAGAAGGTACTTGTAAATCCCCTACAAGTGACCTGAATACTTATTTAAAATTGTTAAATATAGAAACAGAGAAAACTGGAGAAAACTGA